Within Quercus lobata isolate SW786 chromosome 5, ValleyOak3.0 Primary Assembly, whole genome shotgun sequence, the genomic segment TGAACTATCTGGTGGAACATTTTCCATCCAGATTTGACATTAAGAGGCTAACTTAGCTCGCCTTGCTAGAGAGTGAGCTAGAGCATTACATTGCCTTCTAACATGAGTATAATTTATCGATGACACATATGAGGCAATAAACTTGATATCCTGAACTATATGACCAAAGCTAGATAATGAATAAGAGCCTTCCCGGAGTGTTGTGATAAGGATCTGAGAGTCGCTCTCCAGAACTATGTTTCTGAAGCCTGTTTCAACAACTAGTTCCAAACCTCTTCTTGCTGCCAACGCTTCAACTTCTAACACCGAAGAGGGCAACCGGATGCGTTCAGATAGTGAAGCCATGACCTGTCCATGCTCATTCCTAATAACCACCCTCGGACCGGCTGTATTATCTGCCTCAAAGAGAGCTCCGTCCATGTTGACCTTGTACTGGAAAGGACCCGGAGGCTGCCAGCTTGTTGGTGGACGTCCCACAGGTTCAACCCGTGCTGTGTTGTAATGCTGGAAATCCCCCAGATGCGGCTTTGCCTTCTGCATCAAAATATTCAACGGTTcagccttttttcccagcctcaAATTGTTCCTACGATTCCATAAGGCCCACACCACCATAGCAAAAAAAGCCGGCTCCTTGTTTTCTGCAAAAACAGTCCCCAACAAATCAATAAAGGTCACAGCTTGTTTTAAATTATCATGACTCCATTGTGGCATTTTTTTCCAGAACTCTTCTAGCTTCGGATAGCTATATAGAGCATGCTTCACATCTTCTTTGTGTTCCCTGCACAGATCACAGCAATCATCCTAAATAATCTTACGACGAACTAGGTTCACCTTTGACGGCAGAGAGTTTTTTGCTGCTCTCCATATCAGATTCTTGACTTTGTTGGGCACAGGAAGGTTCCAAATGGCTTGCCACAGTGGTTTTACGCCTGTAACATCAGATTGTCCCGGTTGTGCATTCTGAAACTCCCTCTGCAGAAATTGATACCCGGATTTAACGGTGTATTCCCCTTTAGGATTATGAGGCCATGTAAGTATATCTAGCTGGTTTGTGCGACACGGGGGTATTGTGCTTATGGTTTCTACTTCAAAGCTGAGCAACATATTCTCCATTACCTCAGTTTTCCGTAGCTTCTGCACTGGGTCTATCAGTGAgctcactttggtccctaacaaTGCTTCAGGCCGAGGGGATAACACTCTTGGAGAGTGTTTTCGAGGCAGCCAGTTGTCCTCCCAAATATCCACAGACTGTCCATCACCTATCCTCCATACTGCTCCTCTTTTAATGACTTCTCTACCTCTGAGTATACTACGCCAGGCGTATGAAGCTGAGCTCGGGTTGGCTGCCTCCATGATGGAGctatttggaaaaaatttggcCTTAAACACCCTATAAAATAGCGATGTTTTGTCATGTAAAAGTCGCAAAGTTTGTTTAGCCAATAATGCATCATTGAACCTTGATAGATCCTTGAATCCCATCCCACCTTGTGTCTTTGGTTTGCAAAGCTCCTCCCATTTAATCCAATGGACCTTTCGGCCCTCTCCCCTTtgcccccaaatttttttttttgatgagagcCTCAATTTCATGACATAATCCAATCGGCAATTTAAAACAAGACATTGTATAAGTAGGAAGTGCTTGAGCCACAGCCTTTATTAAAACTTCTCTTCCCGCTTGTGAGAGCAATTTCCCCTCCCATCCTTGTAACTTTTTCCACACCCTTTGCTTTATGTTGTCGAagctctcttttttctttcttctaataAAAGATGGCAGCCCCAAGTACTTCTCATATTGTTGGACCACCAGAACTCCTAGTGCTTGCTTTATTGATTCTTGCATATCTGGAGTTGTGGACTTGCTAAAGAAGAGGGTGGTTTTATCCCGGTTTATCTGTTGACCAGATGCTCTCTCATATGTACCTAATTTCTCCAATAACTTCTGGCAGTCATTATTTTGTGCCCTGCAAATAATAAGgctgtcatctgcaaaaaggAGATGGGTTAGTTTAGGGCCATAACGAGAGATGGAAACTCCTCTGATTTCTCCCAAATCTTCGGCTTTTTTCAACAGGCCATGAAAGCCTTCAGTACATAGTAGAAAAAGATATGGGGAAAGAGGGTCCCCTTGGCGAAGCCCCCTAGTTGGCACAATGTTTCCATGTGACTCACCATTTATCAAGATTGAATAAGTGGCGGTAGATATACACCCCATCATTAACTTCACCCATGCATCACAAAACCCCATCTTTGTCATCAATTTTTCCATGTACAACCATTCAATcctatcatatgctttactcatatccaatTTAAGAGCCATATACCCAGTGTTCCCTGTGCTATGATTTCGCATGTAATGCAAAGTTTCAAAAGCGACCATTATATTATCAGAAATCAAACGGTTCGTCATAAAAGCACTTTGTTGTTCAGACACTATATTGGGCAGCAACTTTTTCAACCTATTTGCCC encodes:
- the LOC115990241 gene encoding uncharacterized protein LOC115990241, whose amino-acid sequence is MVVWALWNRRNNLRLGKKAEPLNILMQKAKPHLGDFQHYNTARVEPVGRPPTSWQPPGPFQYKVNMDGALFEADNTAGPRVVIRNEHGQVMASLSERIRLPSSVLEVEALAARRGLELVVETGFRNIVLESDSQILITTLREGSYSLSSFGHIVQDIKFIASYVSSINYTHVRRQCNALAHSLARRAKLAS